DNA sequence from the Caulobacter segnis genome:
CCGGCTTCGCCAAGGATCGCCGCGTGATGGTCCAGGGCTACCACGGCACCGGCAAGTCGACCCACATCGAGCAGATCGCCGCCCGCCTGAACTGGCCGCTGGTCCGGGTGAACCTGGACAGCCACGTCAGCCGCATCGACCTCGTCGGCAAGGACGCCATCGTCCTGAAGGACGGCAAGCAAGTCACCGAGTTCCGTGAAGGCATCCTGCCCTGGGCGCTGCAGCGGCCGATCGCCCTGGTGTTCGACGAATACGACGCCGGCCGCCCGGACGTGATGTTCGTGATCCAGCGGGTGCTGGAAGCCGGCGGCAAGCTGACCCTGCTGGACCAGAACCGCGTCATCCGCGCCAATCCGTATTTCCGGCTGTTCTCGACGACCAACACCATCGGTCTGGGCGACACCACCGGCCTCTATCACGGCACCCAGCAGATCAATCAGGGTCAGATGGACCGCTGGTCGATCGTCACGACGCTGAACTACCTGGAGCACGACGTCGAAGCCGCCATCGTGCTGGCCAAGAACCCGTCGTACGACACGGCCGAGGGCAAGCGCACCCTGGCCGCCATGGTCCGCGTCGCCGACATGACCCGCAACGCCTTCATGAACGGCGACATCTCGACCGTCATGAGCCCGCGCACCGTGATCACCTGGGCCCAGAACGCCGAGATCTTCGATCACGACGTCGCCCTGGCCTTCCGCCTGACCTTCCTGAACAAGTGCGACGAACTTGAGCGCCCCACGGTGGCCGAGTTCTTCCAGCGCGCGTTCGGGACGGACCTGCCGGAAAGCGCGGCGCGGGTGAAGGTGGCCTAAGGCCCGAAGCATTTCCGACAAGACAGCGTCATCGGAACCGCCTCTACTGGCGGTCCGTTGACCTGCGACACTTTTCGGAGCCTCCCCCATGACCGACATCACCTACACCATCGTCGAGCACGACGGCGGCTGGGCCTACAAGGTGGGCGACACGTTCTCCGAGACCTTCGCCAGCCACGACGCGGCCCTGGCGGCCGCCAAGCGCGCGGCCGGCGAGCAGACCGTGCCGGGCGACGATGTCGGCATCACCTACGAGGACAAGAACGCCGTCTGGCACGGCGAAGTGGCCGACGGCGACGACCGTCCGACCACCCACGTCCGCGACGCCAAATAGCCGCCATCCTCCCCGTTTTCTGACGCCTTTTTCGGCGCCCGAGGGTGCGATGTGGCCCGGCGGCCACGTTGCACAGCTTTCCGGGAAAAACGGGGAACGCGGGCCCAAAGCCAGGCTTTGATACGGTGTGGGCCGGCGCGGACCGGCCCTTATCGAGGAGCCCCAATCCATGGCCGGCAAGCCGTTGAAGATCGTGCCGCCCGTCTCGAGCGTGGCGGAAGTCTATGACCTGGGGCGCGGCCCCGAGACCACCGCTCAGCGCGTGAAACGCCTGCAGAACGAAGCCCGTCTGCTGGCCCGCGAGGAGATCGAGCGTCTGGACCGCGACCTTCGCAAGCTGGCCGATCAGGCCAGGAGCATCGCCGACGGCGGCGAGGCCTATCCGGCCGGCGTCCGCGACCTGGCGGGCCGCATCTCGGTCGACACGGCTCAGCGCGCCGAGATTCTGCGCGCCCTGCTGGAACGCTCGCACTGACGCCCAGGCCGCTCATTCCCGTCTTGGCGGAATGAGCGGATCCGGGTCTTTCAAAAAATTCCTCAGCCGCCGGCGTTGGCCATCTTGCGCAGCCGGCGGGCCAAGTCCTCGGGCCGCTCGGCGATCTGGTCGAACAGGGACTGGACCTCGGCCTCGCCGAACCCCGCCGCGCGCAGGGTGCGCCAGGCGCCGGCCAGCACCGCCTCGGCGATGTCCAGGCGGTCGTCGGGCATGGCCAGCCCGGAACCCAACGAGTCCTGGCCGAACGGATTCTGACAGACGGAATAGCGAGCGGCGAGCGACATGACGGCCTCCTACGGTCGTCGGTAATGTTCCCCTTTTGTTCTCTTCGCGCAAGAGGCTTGCGTCCCCGTTTCGGGCTCGGTTCCGGCGCGGAGTCTGGCAGGCACGAAAAACCCCGAGGTCGGGGGGGACCTCGGGGCTCGAAGCATCGCCGGGGCGGACGACGCGACATTTGGTCGCCGGCTCACAACGGCGACCAAATTTCAGGATGTCAGCGGCAGACGGTCCGCTCGCGATAGACGCCGTTCCAACGGTCGTAGTCGCGGGTCGTCCAGCACTCGCGGTCGTCGTAGTAGGGGCGCGGGGCGTAGCCGTAGCCATAGCCGTAACGCGGCGGGGGCGGCGGCGGGGCGTAGCGGCGGCCGTAGTAGCGATCGTCATAGCGGTCGTTGCGGTTGCCGTCCGAGATCGCCGCGCCGACAGCCAGGCCAACGATTCCGGCCGCGATGGCGGCCGTGGCGACGTCACCGCCGCGGTCCCGATGGTGGCGGTAATAGCGCGGATCGGCCGAAGCGGCGGTGGCGGTCACCAGCGACAGGGCGGCGACACCGGCGGCGACCCGACCGATCGTGCTCATCATCTTGTTGGCCATGAAAGCCTCCGTGGGTCTTCGCTTCCCGGCGCCCTTCGCGTCGTCTCAAGCGTCACGGAGGACAATCGGACGGCGCGCCTGAACGGTGCCTGAACGAGTCATTCAACGGAATACAGAACCGGTTTGTTCACCTTTTCGCGTCAGGGTGATCGAACCGAGGGCCCCGACGCGGCCTTCGCGCCTACGGAGACCGCCATGTCCAATACCGTGTCGTACGCCCAAGGCCAGGCCTTGCAGGTCCTGTCGTTCGAGGTCGGTGCCCAAACCTATTGCGTCCCCGTCAGCGCCGTCCGGGAAATCCGCGGTGTCACGCCGCCCACCCCGCTGCCCGACGCGCCGCCCTTCGTGCGCGGCGTCATCAACCTGCGCGGCCAGGTCATGCCGGTCATCGATCTGTCGTGGCGCCTCGGCAAGGGCGCGGCGCAGGACGGCCCGCGCCAGGTGATCATCGTGGTCGAGAACCAGACCGACGTCGCCGGCCTGCTGGTCGACGCCGTCTGCGACAGCTTCACCGTCGAGGCCGAGCAGATCAATCCGCCCCCCGCCCTGGGCGACGGCGAGGACTCGCCGCTGGTCTCGGCCGTGATCACCGCCGGCGAAGGCGACATGACGGTCCTGCTGGCCGTCAGCCGCATCCTGCCGGAACGCCAGGAAGCCCTGGCCGCCTAATTTGGGGGCGGCCTAAGGCCGCCTAGCTCGGCATCCCGTCGAACTGGGGCAGGTCCAGCGGCCTGGCCCAGTGAAGTCGACGACGATCGAACATCTCCAACTTGGGCTCGATCAGGTCGGGCTGGTCCAGGCTGCCCAGTTGCACGAACACCGTGCCGGGGAAGCTGTCCAGATTGCTGGTGAAGATCCGCGAGCCGCACTCCGGACAGAAGTTGCGGTCCAGCCCCGCGCCGGAATTGGCGATGTAGTGGAACGCCTTGGGCGCGCCGCTCAACAGCTCAAAATCATCGGCCGGCACGGCGAAGAAGGTGGCCATCTCGCCGCCCGACGCGCGCTTGCAGTCGTTGCAGTGGCAGTTGGCGA
Encoded proteins:
- the cobS gene encoding cobaltochelatase subunit CobS is translated as MPEFAETSSAADPLITLVPDKWVTLRDAFGVDSDMKVQAFSHRDAHVPEIDTAYKFDPQTTKAICAGFAKDRRVMVQGYHGTGKSTHIEQIAARLNWPLVRVNLDSHVSRIDLVGKDAIVLKDGKQVTEFREGILPWALQRPIALVFDEYDAGRPDVMFVIQRVLEAGGKLTLLDQNRVIRANPYFRLFSTTNTIGLGDTTGLYHGTQQINQGQMDRWSIVTTLNYLEHDVEAAIVLAKNPSYDTAEGKRTLAAMVRVADMTRNAFMNGDISTVMSPRTVITWAQNAEIFDHDVALAFRLTFLNKCDELERPTVAEFFQRAFGTDLPESAARVKVA
- a CDS encoding DUF2188 domain-containing protein; this encodes MTDITYTIVEHDGGWAYKVGDTFSETFASHDAALAAAKRAAGEQTVPGDDVGITYEDKNAVWHGEVADGDDRPTTHVRDAK
- a CDS encoding chemotaxis protein CheW; translation: MSNTVSYAQGQALQVLSFEVGAQTYCVPVSAVREIRGVTPPTPLPDAPPFVRGVINLRGQVMPVIDLSWRLGKGAAQDGPRQVIIVVENQTDVAGLLVDAVCDSFTVEAEQINPPPALGDGEDSPLVSAVITAGEGDMTVLLAVSRILPERQEALAA
- a CDS encoding GFA family protein; the protein is MPKKYTAQCACGAVKFAFDTDPSFVANCHCNDCKRASGGEMATFFAVPADDFELLSGAPKAFHYIANSGAGLDRNFCPECGSRIFTSNLDSFPGTVFVQLGSLDQPDLIEPKLEMFDRRRLHWARPLDLPQFDGMPS